One region of Eremothecium gossypii ATCC 10895 chromosome II, complete sequence genomic DNA includes:
- the ORC6 gene encoding origin recognition complex subunit 6 (Syntenic homolog of Saccharomyces cerevisiae YHR118C (ORC6)), producing MSVSQVRQSVSEILGLNAQEETPDWNSGRLKRMAATTATLYNVSLNKVMLKQPEEIARCHICAYLAAEKLSEKYEPELQYYREKIPLEPRKTVKLVGLFKQTLWTSSPVRNLNLSPSPKKDGGRLSARDPVELRAELFGTPVKRAGAVTLPGAGELSPTKQLSPSKPMSPVKPSPRRRLAFEDEDEDYEPDASPQPSPRRSIFPGGFEPDPDESEFDSPTKSPFKSPTRSPTKSAQSSPRKKRGEYNQWNMLYKKYYRITPEEIVGLCNQFELPSRVAFQVLDCFGMHATYLVYPAQLVCGLVMLCCFVVHHRKRASDPTIDDYLLKKMCALLRSNSTSDVLEAMKITKELLDGENWYRALKIEYDYYDAADFEQSLAIRLGSMLQNSNVIASTEQFEEWKKKVMLDLSLRDGS from the coding sequence ATGTCAGTATCACAGGTGCGGCAGAGCGTGAGTGAGATCCTCGGGCTTAATGCACAGGAGGAGACGCCCGACTGGAACAGCGGCAGATTGAAAAGAATGGCTGCGACAACAGCCACACTGTACAACGTATCGCTGAACAAGGTAATGCTCAAGCAACCGGAGGAGATTGCTCGGTGCCATATCTGTGCTTACCTGGCAGCAGAGAAATTGAGCGAGAAGTACGAGCCAGAGCTACAGTACTACCGGGAGAAGATCCCGCTGGAGCCGCGCAAAACGGTCAAGTTGGTGGGGCTGTTCAAGCAGACTCTGTGGACCAGCTCGCCCGTCCGCAATCTCAACCTGTCGCCGAGTCCGAAGAAGGATGGGGGGCGTCTGTCGGCGAGAGATCCGGTAGAGCTGCGCGCTGAGCTCTTCGGGACGCCGGTAAagcgcgcgggcgccgtGACGCTGCCTGGCGCGGGCGAGCTGTCGCCGACAAAACAGCTGTCACCCAGCAAGCCGATGTCGCCGGTCAAACCGagcccgcggcggcgtctGGCGTTCGAGGACGAAGATGAAGACTACGAACCAGATGCCTCGCCACAGCCATCACCTCGGCGCTCTATTTTTCCAGGCGGGTTTGAGCCCGACCCAGATGAGTCTGAGTTTGACTCACCGACCAAGTCGCCGTTCAAATCCCCCACACGCTCGCCGACTAAGTCTGCGCAGAGCTCGCCGCGGAAGAAGCGTGGTGAGTATAACCAATGGAACATGCTGTACAAGAAGTACTACCGCATCACGCCTGAGGAAATCGTCGGGCTGTGTAATCAGTTCGAGCTGCCCTCCCGGGTAGCCTTCCAGGTCCTCGACTGTTTTGGGATGCACGCCACGTACCTAGTGTATCCTGCGCAGCTCGTTTGCGGTCTTGTTATGCTGTGCTGTTTTGTGGTCCATCACCGCAAGCGCGCCAGTGACCCGACCATCGACGATTACCTGCTGAAGAAAATGTGTGCATTGCTGCGCTCTAACAGCACCAGTGATGTCCTGGAAGCCATGAAAATTACcaaggagctgctggacggGGAGAATTGGTATCGCGCCCTAAAGATTGAGTACGATTACTACGATGCGGCAGATTTCGAGCAAAGTCTGGCGATCCGTCTAGGGAGCATGCTACAAAATAGTAACGTCATTGCGTCCACCGAACAGTTTGAGGAGTGGAAGAAAAAGGTTATGTTAGATCTTTCGTTACGTGATGGTTCCTGA
- the SET1 gene encoding histone methyltransferase SET1 (Syntenic homolog of Saccharomyces cerevisiae YHR119W (SET1)) — translation MSGYYNHVKHQGYSRYGQNSTVRNGQHDGLRYRNPSPAHNGTNEGEGLQGSRYENAGGVTHARRPPPVVKWGEAAFRAKYHYFDVEERKLLHLDEMKHWQNGRLPANGYVLVADAGSKGRPVMRERNPEEQAVDPRGARAAHTVRRVRSLLTALPRIPYDAHWVGPEPPKEVVVFPKQREQALSVQDPIIKNFFGTFGEVAHFESFNDPNNALPLNIYLVRYINVEGNPDSPYKAAYKAVKQFAKQDYLVSGARFAVRLNMNGFLQKTIDKFVTENLQRAAKLRHEQAKQQSTVQKVTNVSAVPSGVPPPKIPLGLERIVNNKPILRVSARFCALHGITSEDFKYGLKNYHWTRVINHYSGIYIIFDDIAEAEKCLQMESLRLTFFSRRRKIPVKIKFMLIEPSHQPPASQPLTDQDEVPKVYETEAELIEETLKHIINELKTTLYKDIRRRLLGPTIFDALNPGNYPDIVARRQKEEEAKKEKEKAMVEKTKKEAPSAAAFDIFNLYGTAYKKRDGTKGKKRHVAEGRPEESSGRRRIQSKGTAPMAHMLNYESLKVNGTASPIKEAESETCSSDEEDDDNFDVEMTDQSSIKKLKRESTATTPEQEPLQERVAGLSAERTKELLSYPEKYRPLAGDQPEPIYPEFLIEKYDDPLLSIVDLQRSVKDKEDMELLKKVIAYDREEVKDVINDIEFFAWRLHRDYKEHKENMQHQSKLSESTYKNLLNAHGGCFKQQGFRKMPDKLKSIYLPHRRKLNQPLNTVYHHGIEDFANTDNNKMDTDPPEDTFTPEQTSSRVNRALQRRFQQDIEAQKAAIGTESELLSLNQLTKRKKPVTFARSAIHNWGLYALEPISAKEMIIEYVGERIRQPVAEMREKRYLKSGIGSSYLFRVDESTVIDATKKGGIARFINHCCDPSCTAKIIKVGGMKRIVIYALRDIAANEELTYDYKFERETDDEERLPCLCGAPNCKGFLN, via the coding sequence ATGTCTGGTTATTACAACCACGTTAAACACCAAGGCTATTCTCGCTATGGACAGAATTCGACGGTGCGGAACGGACAACATGACGGTCTCAGGTATCGCAATCCCAGTCCGGCTCACAATGGCACAAACGAGGGCGAGGGGTTGCAGGGCTCCAGGTACGAGAACGCAGGAGGCGTAACACATGCGCGGCGACCTCCTCCAGTGGTAAAGTGGGGCGAAGCGGCGTTTCGCGCAAAGTACCACTATTTTGACGTTGAGGAGCGCAAGCTGCTCCATCTGGACGAGATGAAGCATTGGCAGAATGGGCGGCTGCCAGCCAATGGGTACGTACTGGTCGCCGACGCGGGAAGCAAAGGACGACCAGTGATGCGAGAGCGTAATCCCGAGGAGCAGGCCGTGGATCCGCGTGGGGCGAGGGCTGCACACACGGTGCGACGAGTGCGTTCGCTGCTGACGGCGCTGCCGCGGATACCCTACGATGCTCACTGGGTGGGACCAGAACCGCCGAAGGAGGTTGTTGTTTTTCCAAAGCAGCGGGAGCAGGCGCTGTCGGTCCAGGATCCGATCATCAAGAACTTCTTTGGGACGTTTGGCGAAGTCGCGCATTTTGAGAGCTTTAACGACCCGAACAACGCCTTGCCGCTGAATATATACCTAGTAAGATATATCAATGTGGAAGGCAACCCGGATAGTCCCTACAAGGCAGCATATAAGGCCGTGAAGCAGTTTGCAAAGCAAGATTACCTGGTTTCTGGTGCCCGGTTTGCGGTACGATTGAATATGAATGGCTTTCTGCAGAAAACCATCGATAAGTTCGTGACAGAGAAcctgcagcgcgccgccAAGCTACGACATGAGCAGGCTAAACAGCAGTCAACTGTGCAAAAAGTAACCAACGTATCCGCAGTGCCCTCTGGAGTTCCACCACCGAAAATTCCGCTTGGCCTTGAAAGAATTGTAAACAATAAACCGATACTGCGTGTTTCTGCGAGGTTTTGCGCGCTGCATGGTATCACAAGCGAAGATTTCAAATATGGATTGAAGAACTATCATTGGACGCGTGTGATCAATCATTACTCAGGCATATACATTATCTTCGATGACATTGCAGAGGCTGAAAAGTGTCTACAGATGGAGTCGCTTAGACTGACCTTCTTCTCACGTAGGAGGAAAATCCCCGTAAAGATCAAGTTTATGTTAATAGAACCTAGCCACCAGCCACCAGCCTCTCAACCCCTAACAGACCAGGACGAGGTACCGAAGGTATATGAAACCGAAGCTGAATTGATCGAAGAAACACTCAAGCATATTATAAATGAGCTCAAAACAACGTTGTATAAGGATATTCGGAGAAGATTACTTGGACCTACAATTTTTGACGCATTAAACCCTGGGAATTATCCGGATATTGTCGCAAGAAGACAGAAGGAAGAGGAGGCAAAGAAAGAAAAAGAGAAGGCTATGGTAGAAAAGACTAAGAAAGAGGCGccttcagcagctgccTTTGATATCTTCAACCTGTATGGTACAGCATACAAGAAACGTGATGGTACCAAGGGAAAGAAGCGACATGTTGCAGAAGGGCGACCAGAGGAAAGTTCTGGCAGAAGACGTATACAATCCAAGGGTACTGCGCCAATGGCACATATGCTCAATTATGAATCCTTGAAGGTCAATGGTACAGCTAGCCCTATCAAGGAGGCCGAATCTGAGACCTGTTCTTCGGATGAGGAAGACGATGATAACTTCGATGTCGAAATGACGGATCAGTCGAGTATCAAGAAGCTCAAACGCGAATCAACAGCTACTACTCCAGAGCAGGAACCACTGCAAGAGAGGGTAGCGGGATTATCTGCTGAGAGGACCAAGGAACTTCTCAGCTATCCAGAGAAATACAGACCTCTAGCTGGCGACCAACCTGAACCGATATACCCTGAATTTCTCATTGAGAAGTATGATGATCCACTTCTTTCTATTGTAGATTTACAAAGAAGCGTAAAGGATAAGGAAGATATGGAACTGCTAAAGAAAGTCATAGCATATGATAGAGAAGAAGTCAAAGATGTTATCAATGACATCGAATTTTTTGCCTGGAGGTTACATAGAGATTACAAAGAGCATAAGGAAAACATGCAACACCAATCTAAACTAAGCGAGTCCACCTACAAGAACTTGCTGAATGCTCACGGCGGATGTTTCAAGCAGCAGGGATTCAGGAAAATGCCAGACAAACTAAAGTCTATTTATCTTCCACACAGGCGTAAACTAAATCAACCGCTGAATACCGTTTATCATCATGGAATCGAAGACTTTGCCAATACAGACAATAATAAAATGGATACTGACCCTCCAGAAGACACTTTCACTCCGGAGCAAACGTCCTCAAGGGTCAATAGGGCTCTGCAACGCAGATTCCAGCAGGATATAGAAGCCCAGAAGGCAGCCATAGGTACCGAATCAGAACTGCTGTCTTTAAACCAATTGACTAAGCGCAAAAAACCAGTTACCTTCGCGCGCTCTGCCATTCACAACTGGGGCCTTTATGCGCTGGAGCCAATTTCTGCAAAGGAGATGATCATAGAATATGTCGGTGAGCGAATCCGACAGCCCGTTGCGGAGATGAGGGAAAAGAGGTATCTAAAGAGCGGTATCGGCTCGAGTTACCTATTCCGTGTTGATGAGAGTACCGTAATTGATGCGACTAAGAAAGGAGGAATCGCGCGCTTTATAAACCACTGCTGCGACCCAAGCTGTACAGCTAAGATTATAAAGGTCGGCGGTATGAAACGAATTGTTATTTATGCTTTGCGGGACATCGCAGCTAATGAGGAACTGACTTACGATTATAAGTTCGAGAGGGAAACTGATGATGAGGAAAGGCTCCCTTGCCTCTGTGGAGCTCCAAATTGCAAGGGATTCCTCAACTAA